The following proteins come from a genomic window of Desulfovibrio litoralis DSM 11393:
- a CDS encoding PSP1 domain-containing protein, which produces MPYNHYKTDNPNTEPETLDIVDGVSIQNEEYTPLFKAFKLPEYSEIKEVSGDKAEEDTKFFISIPEYFHTYNAQDYDPEFPTTREVPEKNIELDILSPKTSTRHHKVEAHVCITKQEVSLLNQSQITLPEQGLVGVKFRDYGPVFYCTAGGMTLALGDFVMIDCEQGLGKVVRIITNPPSDLSVLLLDPNAASQGLPENITIQQQEIPAVLSLADDNDLLISIENTELVEKAKVFCHECIQNLNLEMKLVDVEIFHDRSKIVFYFTAPTRIDFRELVKELVKNYRTRIELRQIGVRHETQMLGGIGNCGASCCCRKYLRRFAPVTIKMAKEQNLFLNPAKISGLCGRLLCCLSYEQENYEHFNKQCPKIGKRYTTHDGIYKVLRVNMFRASIFAQLDGNEEEQEFNIDEWNSLSPKRFETSNFEENSPLTPELE; this is translated from the coding sequence ATGCCATATAATCATTATAAAACAGACAACCCAAATACAGAACCTGAAACTTTGGATATTGTTGACGGCGTTTCTATTCAAAATGAAGAATATACTCCCTTGTTTAAGGCTTTTAAGTTACCTGAATATTCAGAGATTAAAGAAGTAAGCGGAGACAAAGCAGAGGAAGACACAAAGTTTTTTATCAGTATTCCTGAGTACTTTCATACATATAATGCCCAAGATTACGATCCCGAATTTCCAACAACCAGAGAAGTGCCTGAAAAAAATATCGAATTAGATATTTTATCCCCCAAAACAAGTACAAGACATCATAAAGTAGAAGCTCATGTTTGCATCACCAAACAAGAAGTTTCACTTTTAAACCAATCTCAAATTACTCTTCCCGAACAGGGACTTGTCGGGGTAAAATTCCGTGATTACGGCCCTGTGTTTTACTGTACGGCGGGCGGAATGACCTTGGCATTAGGTGATTTTGTGATGATTGATTGTGAACAAGGGTTAGGTAAAGTTGTAAGAATAATCACTAACCCCCCTAGCGACTTATCTGTTTTACTTTTAGACCCAAATGCCGCATCTCAAGGTTTGCCTGAGAATATCACAATACAACAACAAGAAATCCCTGCTGTGCTTTCTCTTGCTGATGATAATGACCTTTTAATTTCAATAGAGAATACTGAACTTGTTGAAAAAGCAAAAGTTTTTTGTCATGAATGTATTCAAAATTTAAACCTCGAAATGAAACTCGTTGATGTTGAGATATTTCACGACCGTAGTAAGATTGTTTTTTATTTTACCGCCCCTACTCGTATAGACTTTCGAGAATTGGTTAAAGAATTGGTAAAAAATTATCGCACAAGAATAGAACTTCGCCAGATAGGAGTACGCCACGAAACTCAAATGCTTGGCGGAATAGGAAATTGTGGGGCTTCTTGTTGTTGTCGAAAATATTTAAGACGCTTTGCCCCGGTTACAATTAAAATGGCAAAGGAACAAAACTTATTTCTTAACCCGGCAAAGATCTCCGGTTTATGCGGACGCTTACTTTGTTGTTTGTCTTATGAACAAGAAAACTATGAACACTTTAATAAACAATGTCCTAAAATCGGTAAACGTTATACAACCCATGACGGCATCTATAAAGTTTTAAGAGTGAATATGTTTAGAGCAAGTATCTTTGCACAACTAGACGGCAATGAAGAAGAACAAGAGTTTAATATAGACGAATGGAACTCTCTTAGCCCAAAGCGTTTTGAAACTTCAAATTTTGAAGAAAACAGTCCGCTTACTCCTGAACTTGAATAA
- a CDS encoding ATP-dependent 6-phosphofructokinase, which produces MSSTKVKIGNFEIDTNIQTLGQAKIPSSLNYCHFQDEARVSVFLDGEHVEELGDEVVAASFEAAGPRMQLYFDSSKTKCAIATCGGLCPGINNVIRSIVMEAYHNYNVPAVLGFQYGLEGFIPHYGHKVVELTPDNVSDIHQFGGTILGSSRGPQPPEEIVDALERSNVSILFMIGGDGTMKATHNIVKEIERRNLKISVIGIPKTIDNDINFISQSFGFETAVYKATEAIQCAHIEATGAMNGIGIVKLMGRDSGFIAAHATLSLKEVNLVLIPEINFRLNGEGGILPALAERLNKRKHAVIVVAEGAGQHIIGRGSETDASGNVALGDFTEFLIKEIKKYMKEHKITHSIKYIDPSYIIRSIPATANDSVYCGFLGTNAVHAAMAGKTNMVVAKIMDRYVHLPLELIIRKRRTLNTKSEYWRAVLESTGQEGLYGMIPELDGPVCS; this is translated from the coding sequence ATGTCATCAACAAAAGTTAAAATCGGTAATTTTGAGATTGATACTAATATTCAAACATTAGGGCAAGCAAAAATTCCATCATCATTAAACTATTGCCACTTCCAAGATGAGGCGAGAGTTTCTGTTTTTTTAGACGGTGAACATGTTGAAGAACTTGGTGATGAAGTGGTTGCGGCCTCTTTTGAAGCCGCCGGTCCTAGAATGCAACTATATTTTGATTCTTCAAAAACAAAATGTGCTATCGCTACTTGTGGTGGACTATGCCCCGGCATTAACAACGTTATTCGCTCTATCGTAATGGAGGCTTATCATAATTATAACGTGCCTGCCGTGCTTGGTTTTCAATATGGTTTAGAGGGTTTTATCCCGCATTATGGGCATAAAGTGGTTGAATTAACCCCTGATAATGTATCAGATATCCATCAATTTGGCGGAACTATCTTAGGTTCTTCCAGAGGTCCACAACCGCCCGAAGAAATTGTTGATGCTTTAGAACGTTCTAATGTGAGTATTCTTTTTATGATTGGTGGCGATGGAACAATGAAAGCCACACATAATATTGTTAAAGAAATAGAACGTCGTAACTTAAAAATTTCTGTTATTGGCATTCCTAAAACCATTGATAACGACATAAATTTTATCAGCCAATCTTTTGGTTTTGAAACTGCCGTTTATAAAGCGACTGAAGCTATACAATGCGCTCATATCGAAGCAACCGGAGCAATGAACGGTATTGGCATTGTAAAACTAATGGGGCGAGATTCCGGTTTTATTGCGGCTCACGCCACTTTATCTCTTAAAGAAGTTAATTTAGTGTTAATTCCTGAAATTAACTTTCGCCTTAATGGTGAAGGTGGAATATTACCAGCACTCGCCGAAAGATTAAATAAAAGAAAACACGCAGTAATTGTTGTAGCCGAAGGGGCAGGGCAACACATAATAGGGCGTGGTTCTGAAACTGATGCGTCAGGCAATGTAGCTTTAGGTGATTTCACTGAGTTTTTAATTAAAGAAATCAAGAAATATATGAAAGAACATAAAATAACACACTCTATTAAATATATTGACCCAAGTTATATTATTCGTTCTATTCCCGCTACCGCCAATGATAGTGTTTATTGTGGCTTTTTAGGTACAAATGCCGTCCATGCCGCTATGGCAGGAAAAACTAATATGGTTGTAGCTAAGATTATGGATAGATATGTGCATTTACCGTTAGAGTTAATTATTCGTAAACGCAGAACCTTAAACACAAAATCTGAATATTGGCGTGCCGTGCTTGAATCAACAGGTCAAGAAGGCTTATATGGTATGATTCCTGAACTTGATGGACCAGTTTGTAGTTAG
- a CDS encoding diaminopimelate dehydrogenase, translated as MSKIKVIVHGFGNIGKNALLCIKNAPDMECLGIIRRKESIKNNPVETLGFKEFPDFESLKAEKGMPDVAILAAPSRSVPELVTEYLALGVNTVDSFDIHDEIPNLITTVTPLAKRYNKVAICAAGWDPGTDSVLRALFEAMTPAGTTFTNFGRGRSMGHSVAARAIEGVKDATSITIPLGGGRHARLVYVVLEKGVKLEDVEKRIKADAYFSKDPLEVKAVADSFALSQVADNSHGVVLERIGASGAASNQRLSFDMRIDNPALTAQVLVSCVRATTRLKADAYTLIDIPPVAYLLGDRMEHIHRLV; from the coding sequence ATGTCTAAAATAAAAGTTATTGTACACGGTTTTGGAAATATTGGGAAAAACGCCCTGCTCTGTATTAAAAACGCTCCGGATATGGAATGCTTAGGTATTATTCGCCGTAAAGAGTCCATTAAAAACAACCCGGTAGAAACCCTTGGCTTTAAAGAGTTTCCTGATTTTGAAAGCTTAAAAGCAGAAAAAGGCATGCCTGATGTGGCTATTTTAGCCGCTCCTTCTCGTTCTGTGCCAGAATTGGTTACGGAATATTTAGCTTTAGGAGTGAATACTGTTGACAGTTTTGATATTCACGACGAAATACCTAATTTAATTACAACAGTAACGCCATTGGCGAAACGATACAATAAAGTTGCTATTTGTGCCGCTGGTTGGGATCCAGGAACTGACTCTGTTTTGCGTGCTTTATTTGAAGCTATGACTCCGGCGGGTACAACCTTTACTAACTTTGGGCGAGGTCGTTCTATGGGACATTCTGTTGCCGCCAGAGCTATTGAAGGCGTTAAAGATGCGACTTCTATTACTATTCCTTTAGGTGGAGGTAGACACGCCCGCTTAGTTTATGTTGTCTTAGAAAAAGGTGTTAAGCTTGAAGATGTTGAAAAGAGAATTAAAGCTGATGCTTATTTTAGTAAAGACCCATTAGAAGTTAAAGCGGTAGCTGATTCTTTCGCTTTAAGTCAGGTAGCGGACAATTCTCATGGTGTTGTTCTCGAACGCATTGGAGCATCAGGAGCAGCCTCTAACCAACGTTTATCTTTTGATATGCGTATAGATAACCCGGCGTTAACAGCTCAAGTTTTAGTTTCTTGTGTGAGAGCTACTACAAGACTTAAAGCTGATGCTTATACCTTGATTGATATTCCTCCTGTTGCTTATCTTTTAGGCGATAGAATGGAGCATATTCACAGATTAGTTTAA